In Capricornis sumatraensis isolate serow.1 chromosome 2, serow.2, whole genome shotgun sequence, the DNA window GGAAGGCTGCCCAGGCACCCTGCCTCATACACCTGGACAGACGGGGGCGCAGGGCAGCCTGGACATACCAATATGAAACAGCAACTGGCAGGTCggagaggggaaaggaggaagggagctACCAATGagatggtaaattttttttttaactaaagaaaAACTGGCAACAGTTTTGGGCTGTTGATAAATTAACTCCTCTctgttgtaaacctaaaactaaaaaacaaaaacactcagcACAGACGGGGCAAGAGTGGGAGGTGGAatccacgcacacacacaagcagtaCACACGTTAAGCTCTGCATTCCCACCGGAGGGGCTGGTCCTCCAGCCACAAAGGCAGATCCTACCGGATGAAGTCAGGGAACAgggtgtgtgtctttgtgtgggACCTTTGAAGAGTCTTTGGTGCTAAGAAAGGCTGACCGAAGCAGCAAGTCCTGAAGTCTCAGATCCAGCAAACAATTCAGCATGAAGCAGAGTCATATTTCGCTCATCCTCGCCCCAGGGCTGGGGCCAAACTGCTCTAAGACTCAAGGAGCATTTAATTCGATTTTAGTACTTCCTTAATTTCCATAAATCAGGGGAGCATGATGCCCCCTTTCTCACCCCCAAAATTTAAACCTATGGAAatagtgggttggccaaaacgtcCTTTTGGTTAACCCAATAACTCATCAACACATACAGAAGGACCTCTAATCTCTCCCCTCTTTGCCTAAAATACAACCCCTACAGACCTTTCTGAGTCTGACAGGAAGTTTCAGCTTGTGGGAAAGGTGCTCAAAGGTGCGCACATCTATCCTGCAGTCTAAGTGCCTTCTGCCAACAGTTCCTAAGGTGCGGCTGCCAGGAGAGAACCCGGGCTGAGGCTGGGGAGGGAATCAGGACAGCTGGGGGACAGGTACGACAGAAAGCAACAGAGAGGTCTGCAGGTTTGGGATGCGGTTGGGCTAGGCAGGATGCCAAGTCCTAAGTGACCGACGACGTCTAAACCAGAGAAGTAGGAGAGGGGCATGGGGAAAGAGGAAACACAAGGAGAGGGGGCGACGGGGAGAGTGGTAGTCATCCAGGTGTGCTGTGCCTATTTCCACATCTGAGGGCTGAGCGTCTGATTTGCTGCCTGTCCGGTCCCGCCGTTCATGGACTGTCCATAGCTCAGCATGCCGTTGGTGCCGCAGAAGTTCATCCCGGCCATCTGCTGGGTCATCTaaaagggagagaggaggctTTCAGACAGGCTGTGGGCACGGGGCCAATTAGAGCAAAGGGCGGGAAGAAGTCCTTCCgcctgtggggagaggagagtgaGACAAAGGGAAGCTCTGTCATGAGCAGAACTGCCCTGAACCTGCACAGATCATTCCAGGGACACCAGACCACAATGATGGAGGCCTTTGCAGAAGGGAGATGCTGTCGGAGACTAATGCTCAGGGAGGGGGAGCGGGAATCCTGGAGTGAGCTTACATAAAAGCGGCACAGGAGGTTATTCTGTTTCCCTTCCACTCTCATTCTGAAAAGGAGCCTATTGTGAACCGGCTGGAGCCAACCCTGAGAGTATAAAGAGAAGCCCCCAGCCAGCCAAACTCCTGTCTTTCCTCCAGCAAAGAGTGTCAGGGGAAGTGCTGTGCATGCTCGAGTAGAAAGAAGACAATGAAAAGGAAACTGGACTTTTCAGAAAGAACAaaggcaggcaaaaaaaaaaaaaaaaaaaagaccaacaaGTCTTCACTGTATGAGAAAGGAAGTTGCTGGGAGAAAAGGGTTGGTGGCATCAGGCTTGGGTGGGGTTGAAGCCCCTTTAGGAATCTGATTAAAAGACTGGCTCCTGGCAGTGAACAGATGAAACTATTTACCAAAGAAAAATGCCTTAAATTTCCCAAGTCTGGTACATTTTCTGTATAAGATCTTTTCCTTTAGGAGAAaggcttttttttcttccaccaacttttaaagcaaatttcaaatTTACAGAAAGGTTGAAAGATTAAGGTAATGAGACCCATATATCTTTCCTTAAATTCAACAATTGGTAacacttttgctttattttatctttgatatatacatatgtatcagctttaaaaaatctttgataGACATTGAAAATTGCAGATATTGTGCCGTTTCACCTCTTAATAAGTCAGGAGGCATCTTAtaagaagcttcccaggtggtgcgagtGGTAAAAAAccagcctgtcaatgcaggagacgaagatcccctggacaaggaaatggcaatccactccaatatccttgcctaggaaatcccatggacagaggagcctggcgggctacagtccatggggccgcacaaAGTCGGACTCTTAGGTCTCATATGAATGAATACTTTCCTAGAATCACAATATAATGAACATGTTCAAGATGTTTCACATTAATACTATATTCTATAGTATTATATTATCTATATACTATagtatatactatactatattaatactaatatatattacatttcatttttcatctctttAGCCTCCTTTAACCTAAAGGAGTTTCCCCGCCATTTTTTCCTAACACCATTTGAAGAGTCTAGGCCAGTTATTTTAGAGAAAATCCTTTAATTTAGATTTATCTCATGTATTCTTACGATTGGATCCAAGTTAAATATTTTGGGCAaaaattctaatatatatattttttgatgtggactacttttaaagtctattgaatttgttacaatactgcttttatgttttggttttttgcctgtgaggcatgtgaaatcttagcttccccgactagggatcaaacccacaccccttacattggaaagtgaaattttaaccactggacccccagggaaggccccccAAATTttatgtaagtgatattatatccTTCTTAGTATAAGATATCAAGAAATGCATAATGCTAACGTGCCCCACTGTTGATAATTTTATGTTTGATCATTTATCTAAGGTTGTATCCATCATATATTCTTTCATTGTAATTAATAAGTAATCTGAAGGGTATTTCTTTGCAAATATGTGAATACCCTGTTCTTTCTATAATTATTAGTTGTCATTCTTCTGCAAAGAAGGCTTTCTCTCCCTCTATCCCacacccatttttaaaaaaatatggactcatggatttttttttcttatcatacaAAGCCTAAAAGTTTACTGGGATATGTTCGAGGTGACCattctgagtcagttcttccagaTACACACGCAGTAGTTTCTTTCAATGTTATATTCAAGTCCTTTGTTTCTAGGAAACATTCTTATgttaagttttaaatatattaatcctGTTCCActattttatctttcttctttgtgtgggtgctaagtgtcttcagtcgtgtccgactctttgtggccctgtggatggtagtccgccaggctcctctgtccatgggggtcttcaggcgagaacactggagtgggctgccacgccctcccccGGGGACCTTCCCGGGCATGAGAGGCCCTGCATTGGCACAGGCTCCttagcactagtgccacctttGGGGGTCACCAAAGACGTATTTATGTTAGATCTTCTTTGCCTAAGGtctttctttctgattctttttaGTGCTCTCTATATTTAGTTTCCTTTCTCTGAGCTATTTCACACCTTTCCTCTATGCCAAATATATTTTCAGTTGAATCTATTCTCCTCTGACTAACTTGTAATTCAGTCTATTTTTAAGATAATTGTGTTGTTTCTCAATTTGTTTCCTGAGTTCAGGAAACTTTCATTTCACAACTTCCAGGTATTTGTCCATTTGGGTTCTAAGTTTCTCACTTTTTGATTCAAGCTGTTTTGTCTTACCTGCAAGTGTTTGTTAGAGGACATTTAATTCAGGATTGTGTAacagttttcttctattttgtgaCTGGTTTTGGAGAAAGAATTTTCATTCCTCAAAATGTTTAGACTTCATTTTTTAGTTTCTTCTCATAATAGTTTTGCATAAATGTCACTTGctactttctgtttattttttgtgtgtatgcctgttcaatcgtgtctggctctttgtgaccccatgaactgcagcccctcaggctcccctgtccatggaatttttccggcaagaatactggagtaggttgccatttcctcctccaggggatcttctccacccagggataaacccctcatctcttgcatctcctgcactggcaggcggattctttgtaGTACCTTATTTTTCTGAATCAGCAATAACACACACAGATGAAAGGATCTGGGGAGACTTATTAAATTTCTTAGTTCAAGAGCACCCTCTTCCGTTAGTAAAGTGAAATGACTATTTGGTGGGGAGGAGGATAGTAGATCTGATTTTGTCattctcaatttttatttcttcaccaCAAGGTTTCCTAAGGGCACCCCCTCATTCTAAGTCATCCTCATCTCTCCTAGAAACAATGCTCTGCCAAAGCTACCCCCTATAGTCCTATCTATTTCGAGTCCTTTGCTTTTGATTCTCCAAGTAACCAGAGTTATACTGCACCAGGTCTCAGAACACTTCTCAGCACGTCTCTCATCAGGGCAGggctttctctttcttgggggtgTTTTATCTATGCCCTGTCACCTCTAGCCCCCTgctccttctcctcttttcacacgGCCTCTCTGTGGTGCTGGCTCTGCTTGATTTCggtgtttttaaaaagctgtttattGTCGGCTGTGCTGGATCTCTGGTGCTGTGAGGGCTCTTCTCTAGTCGTGAGCAGGCGCTACTCCAGTTGCAGCGTGCAGGCCTCCCACTgctgaggcttctcttgttgcggagcacagactcCAGAGTGCACAGgcctcagtacttgtggcactcaggctcagtagctgcagttcctgggcttcagagctcaggctcaacagttgtggcacgtgggctcagctgctcctcgggatgtgggatcttcctggaccagggattgaatctgtgtctcttgccttggcaggtgaattctttaccactgtagccaccagggaagccttggattTCGGTGTTATAACCGTGTAATTTGAGGTTTGTGGTATTCTATTAGGTGCAATAGTCACTGCTTATAGGTGCTTTTATTGGCACCTCTTGTTTATCTGgacaagttgttttgttttgatgaaTGTGTAGAGAGTTTTAGAATCAGGCAATTACCCTTATTCTACAGGAACTCAAAATACCTCAGAAAGTCTGAGGTTAGATAGATCTTctgttaaaacaaataaataaacgaaGCAAATTCAAGAATGTCTCTGGAGATATCTCATTTACACTGTAAGGATTCAAAGGATAAGGGGCAGACACTAAGTGAGACGGCCTTGAGGAAGGCTCAGAACTCTTGTCCTGAGTGAAATGGAGCAGCTTACCTGAGTTAGGTtccactgcagctgctgagctGGCTGAACCCCATACATAGTCTGGGGCATAGCTGCCATGCCTGCCATGTAGCTGGCCTGCTGGGTGGTCATCATTCCGTTTGGCACACCCATCATGGAGGCCTGCATGCCCCCCATATAGCCTGCAGGCATGGCCATTGGGGCAACCATCCCAGAAGCTCCTGGCTGAGCTACCATGCCTACTGGTGGGGGCATCATGCTCCCCATTAGGCTGTTAGCAGGTGCAACCCCAGGGAAGCTGGGGTAGGCAGCGGGATACGCCATCTGAGCAGGAGCCATGAACACTGCTGCCGAGAGAACAGACACACAGATTCGTGAAAGAGGAATGCACACAAGGCCAATCCAACGCTCACTGGCTGCCCCTTCCAGCTAAGATTCCTCAGACAGATCCTCTGGTTTCTAGCGGGCTACAGACCCAGGCACTTCCCCTTTAGGGTCCAGATCCAGACCCCGAGTCAGGCTTCACAGAGGCCAGACCCCACAGAAGCATGGCTCTGAGTTACATTACTATCTATCTCCTGATAGTGGCTTCATAAGAAATGTCATGCTCAGGCTTGTTTGGAGTATGATGTTAGGGCCCCCAGAGAAACTGCCCCTGGCACAACAAATAATTCCTGCATGGAAGGCCTCCCGTTTCTACCTGGCACACTGCCATGACCCCTGTGAACTCTACCTTGGGTAGGCATCTGAGGCGTCTGGGATCCATACAGTGACAGGATGGAGTCTTTAGACAGCTGCTTCTTGCTTGTTTCTTCTGATTTGCTCCCTGGCTCTGGAAACAGGTTCAGGTTTTCCGGAACTGAGCCAGCACTCCCTGGGGTTGGCATGGAACCTACAACCTTAGGACAAAGGGCAGGGAGGAATTGGAATGGTCCTCCTGGGGTTCTCTGTAAAGGACCTCCCTCATTTCTCAGGTGCTTCTAACATTTGCCATGAGAAAACGTGGCTCGAGTTAGTAGCTTCCTGAAACTTTTACCATAAAAACATCTGGAAACACCTAATAGTTAAGCTCTGGTACAATTCTTTGCTCTTTAGCAAAATGATGTGATTTGGTGAAAAACTAACAAATTAAAATGACCTACAAATGATGCAGCcagagagaactaagatcccagtaCCACTGTTTACTGGTTGTGTAACGAGAGGCTAGTCATGTAACTTTTCTGAACTCTTTCCTCATTTGGAAGACCCATCTTGCAGGATTGTGGtgaatatttcaaatcataagGGAAATATACAAAATGATACACAAAATCACCCAGCACTGCCACAAATGGGAGTGCATTCCACAAATGGGAGTCACTGACGGTCTCAAGCCTTTCCTATTTACAAACTCTCTGGCAATAACTCAGGCTGAGGAGCTGACTTATAGGATTAGCCTTTACAAACTGACACATCTTCAACAGAAGTTCACATAAAGGGCCCAATCTTTTGGGGCAAGAGACAAAATGGAATGAATAGGCTGTAACAGAGATGACAGGGTTAAGGGAAGAATCAAGAAAACCAAAGTCAATTCCACCAAGAACGCATGACTTGACTCCAGGATTAAGTTATCAAAAGCACCCTTTACAGAATGCTCTTTCCTCCTGAGTCACCCACAAGACTCACCTTTCTGGAAACCGAAGAAGAGGGAGATGAAACAGAGGCCAGAAGATCTAAATCCTTCTCTAGGGTATTACTGGCCTTACCATTTGTAATGGAGCAGGATACAGGAGCATCTGGAAAGAGAGGCCAAAGGTAAAATGTAGCCCTGCTCATTAAGcccattcctttcttctcttccagaCACAAAGTAGAGAAGCCCCACATGCCCCAGTCACAGACCCTGAAATCTAGGCTCTGGAACCATACAGCTTGGATGAGGAGGCATCTCACAAGATTTCCGAGAACACACTGGAAAAGCCTGTAGCTCAGCAGAGGACAGGAGGAACCTGGGCTTGAAGGCTACATTAGCACCATTGCAAGGGAGCTGCCTGGCTCCCTTCTGGCTATTTGAGGGGCAAAGCTGTGCAGGATTTATtctcagagagaaatgaaaagtacAGACATGTGAGAAGCTGAAGTAGCCAATACTCAGCAGGAATGGACTGAAACAAAGTACAGCCATCAATACTATGAAAAGTAAGAACAGGCTCTGTTTCTGAAAGGGGCAGAACCACTAGCTCAGGGTTTCAAAAGTTTGGAGGAAAATGACCACAGGTAAGGGGCCGTCTCAGAAACAGGATGCACCTGGAAAACGAGAGGGCTGGGGGCAAGGCTCACAGGTGCTGGTCCAGTGAAACTTGCAAACACTTACTGAATGCTCCATGTGTGTGGGCAAGGAGCTAAGAGCTTTAGaggcattatctcatttagtccttCCAACAACATCTCTGATGTAGACTCATCATCCTCACTACAGGAGGAAAGTTATGTTGAGAGGTTGAGCAAGctccccaaggtcacaaagatagAGAGTGGCAGAACTGGGACTCTGGCTTCCAAGGCCATGCGCAACCAGTACTGGGCCTGACCACTCCTCTAGTGCAGCACTGTCTCCCTAAAGACTGTCAGCACTTTTTAGAACAACTACTCAGATGTAAAACAGCAGGAAGAACAGGAGGGAACAACCTTAGTGATGAAGCCACCAACCGAACACCCCCATCTCTACCTATCTCCCCAGGATCACAGAGAATTCATCAACATTGCTGAGATTACAGGAGTGGAAAAGTCTAGCTCTTACCAAGGCCCAAGAGATCCACCGCAGGAGCTTTGGATTTCGGGGAGGTTTTCCGAGGCAGCTGTGGATCTTCTTTTTTCTGTGGCTAGGGTTAAAATATGTTACAGAAAGAAATAAGCAGGTGTTTTTGAAGCCTCTATTCCCCTCTCCAACTGTAAAGCCACAGGAATTACTGTGGCATGGATGTTGTTATTCAAAGAGAGTTGCCAAAGGAACAGAACTCAGGAAGTGTTATGTGAAAAAAAACCAAATCAGAAGACAAAGTGCAGAAATCAAAcctaaagtgaaaaacaaagctgTCATCTGCACTTATCTGGCTTTCTAAAGAGATAGATCTTTCCGAAACCAAGACAACCACAGACCAGGGTATCCAACAGAAGCAGCGGTTTTTGGTCCCAGGAGAAGCAAAGAATAAAGGCAGGTGTCTGATGGTACAAAAGGTAATGGCCAACACTTCTCCCAGTGATTAGAAAACCTTTAATACCAAAAGGAAACTCATTTTATAGGTTACCTAATTCGCTCTGCCAATATCACTATGGACTGTGTTCTGCAGACAATACGATTCAGAATGATGCTAAAAGACCCTCGAAGGAAAACAGTAAAAagtcttctttcccaagattccAAACATGTTAAGagtcgtgacccagggatcgaacccgtgtctctacTACCACGGCCATCAGGTGTCCAGTGGGAAAAGAAGAGTGCCTACTTCATTATGACAGAGCGAGAACACAAGAAGGGATGGTTTAAAATGAATTACTACGGCCTGGCTTCTGGACTGTTCTTAACAGCAACAGGAAAACCAGGTACAGAAGGCCTAAGGAGAGGACTAACGTAGCATCTGCTCAGAAGGTGTCACGGAGCCTTGGCATTCTGCCATGAAACGTGCCTCTTGCTCAGATGGGACAGTTGCCATTCCCAAGCTCCCAAAGGCAGTGTGACAGAGCAGACTGGGCGGCAACAAGGCAATGGGCAAGCAGCAGAAATGGCAGTGGGTGATCTAATCCGAATGTGGCCCCCTTTAATCCCAGGTGCAATGGTGCAACGTGCTCTCAACGAGCCCTacgcctccccacccctcccctcccctctcctctcctccactgCCCTTCCCTCCACACATGTCAACAAACCCTGAGCCatccacacagcacacacactgcCCCCACTTACCATTTTCACTTTCTCAAAAACAACaggttccatttttttctctggaGCTGGTTCGCTCCCTCTTTTCCActtgttatctttttctttctatgatgattaaaaaaaacaagacaaagaacAGACCCCATGGGGACTAACAGTTCAACAAATTAGAATCCTAAATGTCTCAAAAGGACACACAAATCCCTACTGAATCTGATGCAGGAGCCTGACAGACTGTGGGAGGGTCTTGTGTGGGGCATGAGCGCTGGCTTCTTCCATCCTGGCCTCAAGGCTGTAAAGAGGCATCTTTCAAATTTCTGAAGTATCTCCCTCCTTGTTCTGTCTAATCCATGTACGACTGTTAAGTGAGCAGACCGGGTTATCTATAGAGGTTAAAACATTTCACCAGTTTGCTGTCCCTTTTGGACCCAAGTTTAACTTGCTCATCTTGGTACGGTAGTGAAAAATGTTCATCTTACTTGACATACAGCCTTCAATCAAAGGTTCTCTCCCTTACAAATATGAGCCAAAGATGAAGTGTttccttatatataaaatgtgggTGAGAAGAGCTGTGAACTAATCCCACAGGGCTATCACCTGGATCAAAAGAATAACAGAACATAAATGTAATTTGCTATATATTAAAGGATATTGTATAAATACAATGGATAAAGTTTGAAGTCCCCCATCTGCCTCTTCTAGCCAGAGggttctgttgtttagtcactcagttgtgtctgactctgtgaccccatggactgcagcatgccaggctatcctgtccttcattatctcccacagtttgctcaaactcatgccaattgagtcaatgatgccatccaaccatctcatcctctgtcacccccttctcctgccctcacgaatcttatttgtaaaatgcagGACAGCTggagctcaagctccaatactttggccacctgacatgaacagccaactcattggaaaagaccctgatgctgggaaggactgaaggcaaaaggagaagtgggtggcagaggatgagatggttggatggcatcaccaattcaatggacatgaacctgggtgaactccgggagacggtgaaggacagggaggcctggcatgctgcagtccacggggtcacaaacagttggacaccacttagcaactgaacaacaaatacacaTGAAAAATGGTCGGCCCTGATCATGAtcaaaaagtgaaatttaaaatgcacttttgggcggaattctctggcagtccagtggttaggactctgaacaTTCAGTGCTGAGAATccaggtttgacctctggttgGAGAAATAAGATTTCAAGCCacgaggcatggccaaaaaaaaaaaccaacaaaaacattttggggaggagaaaaaaatcttaatagtACTATCTAATATTGGTAGGGATGGAATAAAACTACTCTACTCATCCAGTGCTAAGAAGACAGCATAGAACAGTACAACTTCTAAAAAATATATTGGCAAACATACGAAGAGACAAATACCGAAACCCTTTGACCAAGAGAACATTGTATCTTGTAATATACCCTAAGAAAAATAATCCAAAGCATGGAGAAAGTGACATATGCCAGGAAGTTCATTCCAGAGTAATGTGAGAAACGTAACCTTTATGCCACAGAGGGGAAGAGTGAAACAAACTGTGATCTAGCTGCTCGCTGAACAAGAGGCAATGATTACAAGTTGTGAAAAGTAACAAGTAAACAGGTGACAGATAAAAGCACGATGTGCTGAGTTAAAGGAAAGCAGGGGACATTCTATCCAAACGTGGCACAATTACGCCTTCAAAAAGTAACTACCCAGGGAAGAATGGGGGAAACACACGGGTGACAGTCATTATGAAGAAAGAGTAGGCATGGATTTTCCAGTTTAACTTCCATATTATCTGTAAAGTGATATCATAATCACGAAGAACACACCCAGCGATGCTTGCTGCATACATAGTGTAATACTTTAATACAGAACACTTTATTTCTCGAAATTAAAAACATCTTATCTGTCTATTTAAGAAGAATACTCTTCAACAAAGCCAGTTTCTTTTAGACTTGATATTAAATGccttcactcagcaaatattaattCTTGGCATATAAATCTTcacaaagatattttttaaaagtctaaataCATCAAATaaaaggttttgaaatagctctttGGCACACAGGAAACATTTCCTTTCTAACTGAAAACATTTAGTGAGTAAAACAGGCTGCTTTCATGGGTATGGTACAGCAGAAACATAATTATGAATGAATACCATCTATTTCCATACAGcacctctttcctcttctcctaccTTCTGAATTACCTCAGATACCTTTTGTTTGACCTCATCTGATTTCATATGTTCTTGTACAATGAACAGAGCTAAGCAGACAGACTACAGTTTTctacaaaggaaaggaaaggtctGTTTCTTTTGGTTTCAAACTCTtctagatgatgccatccaagccaTAAATGTACGCTGGGTTAAGTCTTTCTTGGAAGAGTTACGACACATCCCTTTTCTGGATGACTGTGACGTAAGAGTCCTTCATACAAAGCTGAGAAGGAATTATCGTTACCTAACTACATGTATTACCCTGCACTTACTTGCCCACGTTGAAATCAACGACCAGTTAGTGCCCCTTTTCATACAAGATCAAAAGATCGGTCTCAAGCTAATTCCAATTAGTTTGACTTTATCTGGAAGGGCTTAGAGCCCTGTGTAAATGTAATGATCTCACTGGCTAGCACATCTTCCATCAAAATAAACAGAGAGAGGACAGATGCTAGGTAGATAGGTCTTTTGCTagaactggagaatcccatattcTCCATACTTCCTTAGCTAGAGAAACAGTCGATTATTTCAAAGCAAATTTATTAGtcttgtcaaaggctttttgaaGGTTTAAGTTAGTCATATTTATAGGTTCCCCTCTAGCTGTCATTAGGCATATTTCCTTCTTCCAGAAACCATGTTGTATTTCCTCTTATACACTGTATTTCAGATTCTAACCACATGCCTAGGATGCAAAGTGTATTTGGCAACTGGGAGTCTCCTAAAACTCCTCTCAAGAACAAGTGTTCCATTGGCAGTCAGTCAACTGACACAATGGAAATATATGCTGGTCAAATTTAAGGAAACTCTGCTGATATAATTA includes these proteins:
- the SMAP2 gene encoding stromal membrane-associated protein 2 isoform X2 — protein: MTGKSVKDVDRYQAVLANLLLEEDNKFCADCQSKGPRWASWNIGVFICIRCAGIHRNLGVHISRVKSVNLDQWTQEQIQCMQEMGNGKANRLYEAYLPETFRRPQIDHAVEGFIRDKYEKKKYMDRSLDINAFRKEKDNKWKRGSEPAPEKKMEPVVFEKVKMPQKKEDPQLPRKTSPKSKAPAVDLLGLDAPVSCSITNGKASNTLEKDLDLLASVSSPSSSVSRKVVGSMPTPGSAGSVPENLNLFPEPGSKSEETSKKQLSKDSILSLYGSQTPQMPTQVFMAPAQMAYPAAYPSFPGVAPANSLMGSMMPPPVGMVAQPGASGMVAPMAMPAGYMGGMQASMMGVPNGMMTTQQASYMAGMAAMPQTMYGVQPAQQLQWNLTQMTQQMAGMNFCGTNGMLSYGQSMNGGTGQAANQTLSPQMWK
- the SMAP2 gene encoding stromal membrane-associated protein 2 isoform X3 gives rise to the protein MQEMGNGKANRLYEAYLPETFRRPQIDHAVEGFIRDKYEKKKYMDRSLDINAFRKEKDNKWKRGSEPAPEKKMEPVVFEKVKMPQKKEDPQLPRKTSPKSKAPAVDLLGLDAPVSCSITNGKASNTLEKDLDLLASVSSPSSSVSRKVVGSMPTPGSAGSVPENLNLFPEPGSKSEETSKKQLSKDSILSLYGSQTPQMPTQAVFMAPAQMAYPAAYPSFPGVAPANSLMGSMMPPPVGMVAQPGASGMVAPMAMPAGYMGGMQASMMGVPNGMMTTQQASYMAGMAAMPQTMYGVQPAQQLQWNLTQMTQQMAGMNFCGTNGMLSYGQSMNGGTGQAANQTLSPQMWK
- the SMAP2 gene encoding stromal membrane-associated protein 2 isoform X1, which gives rise to MTGKSVKDVDRYQAVLANLLLEEDNKFCADCQSKGPRWASWNIGVFICIRCAGIHRNLGVHISRVKSVNLDQWTQEQIQCMQEMGNGKANRLYEAYLPETFRRPQIDHAVEGFIRDKYEKKKYMDRSLDINAFRKEKDNKWKRGSEPAPEKKMEPVVFEKVKMPQKKEDPQLPRKTSPKSKAPAVDLLGLDAPVSCSITNGKASNTLEKDLDLLASVSSPSSSVSRKVVGSMPTPGSAGSVPENLNLFPEPGSKSEETSKKQLSKDSILSLYGSQTPQMPTQAVFMAPAQMAYPAAYPSFPGVAPANSLMGSMMPPPVGMVAQPGASGMVAPMAMPAGYMGGMQASMMGVPNGMMTTQQASYMAGMAAMPQTMYGVQPAQQLQWNLTQMTQQMAGMNFCGTNGMLSYGQSMNGGTGQAANQTLSPQMWK